The Nitrosomonas cryotolerans ATCC 49181 genome includes a window with the following:
- a CDS encoding patatin-like phospholipase family protein — protein MFQKVKALIKKIGFDGTAKADEVIVKERRHIEEEFADQFDSNFKDYLNNDYKTFVKKTYSEYVRKHHPEIDHGAYPHPKRPWYGLALSGGGIRSASFSIGVIQGLNKRLSDKKPTTMDKVTYLSTVSGGGYAGSALSWYQKVHKTFPFGDINTFSGSQNSREPEDQVLSYIRQHGKYLIPKPLGFTSLIGVILMSVLYSIVAYTLLFSLVMFLLQVIASSEIITSILNANNIVDAANFRQSLLGMAPSAIDGTVINGGRIDFVIFFLSISFILTIAFSAIVFFYGFRSFIGYYFSISYCYRVKIQEILGVLLKLIIASLFFAALPLAVLLVFREELSINQPGVWGSMISGLVSITLAIRNFRQEAERSDGKERVIGKLITALSILVFIFFILLFSYLIGEMIYTSQDSFWPILIAAFIISIIVNINQMSPHKMYRDRLMETFLKAPQTSPTAPICERGNEADKTLLSDMAAHGNWSPYQLINCNVILNNAITPHYRGRVGDSFLLSPLFCGSAATNYIATDRFSGGQMTLATAMSISGGAANPHSGVSGEGESINPFVAFLMTFLGLRLGYWTFSPAISLRILNSIIRPNYIVPGLGSLLNFGHSEKSMFIELSDGGHFDNTGIYELVRRRTPVIILADGSTDSNFTFDDLGSAIERIRVDFGVSIRFLDEAFDLSGLLPGSQASASTRGAEIYDEKYNLSERGYAIGDIIYPDISTEDVTEKAFVGLFIYIKATLTRNLPGDLYAYRASHPSYPNEPTADQFFDERQFESYRELGYQLTSQLFKNEQAMKKLP, from the coding sequence ATGTTCCAAAAAGTGAAAGCACTCATAAAAAAGATTGGTTTTGATGGAACAGCCAAAGCAGATGAAGTTATAGTTAAAGAAAGGCGGCATATCGAGGAAGAATTTGCCGATCAGTTTGACAGCAATTTCAAAGATTATCTTAATAACGATTACAAGACTTTTGTTAAAAAAACCTACTCAGAATACGTACGTAAGCATCACCCTGAAATAGATCATGGAGCTTACCCCCACCCCAAGAGACCCTGGTATGGTCTAGCTCTATCTGGAGGAGGAATTCGTTCAGCATCATTTTCCATCGGCGTTATCCAGGGATTAAATAAGCGACTTTCTGATAAAAAACCAACAACCATGGACAAAGTTACTTACCTGTCAACCGTGTCTGGCGGGGGTTACGCTGGTTCAGCTCTAAGTTGGTATCAGAAGGTTCATAAGACATTCCCTTTTGGCGATATCAACACATTTTCCGGTAGTCAGAATAGTCGCGAACCAGAAGACCAGGTGCTGAGCTATATTCGTCAGCATGGAAAATATTTAATTCCCAAACCGTTAGGATTCACTTCTCTTATTGGCGTAATTCTGATGAGTGTTTTGTACTCAATTGTCGCTTATACATTGTTATTTAGCCTGGTAATGTTTCTGCTGCAGGTTATTGCATCTTCAGAGATTATCACCAGCATTCTTAATGCTAACAATATTGTTGACGCAGCTAACTTCCGCCAATCTCTTTTGGGAATGGCGCCATCTGCCATAGATGGTACTGTTATCAATGGGGGGAGAATTGATTTTGTAATTTTTTTCCTGTCAATCAGTTTCATTCTGACGATAGCATTTTCTGCCATTGTATTTTTTTATGGATTCAGGAGTTTTATAGGATATTATTTTTCAATATCATATTGTTATCGAGTAAAGATTCAGGAAATACTGGGTGTGCTGTTGAAACTAATCATTGCTTCATTATTTTTTGCTGCGCTGCCATTAGCTGTTTTGCTTGTTTTTCGTGAAGAGCTGTCTATTAATCAACCGGGTGTCTGGGGTTCCATGATATCAGGCCTTGTTAGTATAACTTTGGCTATAAGGAATTTTCGACAGGAAGCCGAGAGAAGTGACGGTAAAGAGAGGGTCATCGGTAAGTTGATAACAGCGCTAAGTATTTTAGTTTTTATATTTTTTATTTTATTATTTTCTTATCTGATTGGCGAGATGATATATACAAGCCAAGATTCATTCTGGCCCATATTGATTGCTGCCTTCATCATTTCTATCATTGTTAACATTAACCAAATGTCTCCCCATAAAATGTATCGGGACCGATTGATGGAAACATTTTTAAAAGCTCCTCAAACGTCACCGACTGCGCCAATCTGTGAGCGAGGAAATGAAGCTGACAAAACGCTATTGTCCGACATGGCAGCCCATGGCAATTGGTCGCCTTATCAATTGATTAATTGTAATGTCATTCTCAACAATGCGATAACGCCCCATTACCGTGGTCGGGTGGGAGACAGTTTTTTGCTTTCGCCGTTATTTTGTGGCAGCGCTGCTACGAATTATATTGCCACTGATCGTTTTTCTGGTGGCCAAATGACTTTGGCAACAGCGATGTCTATTTCCGGAGGGGCTGCAAATCCTCATTCGGGAGTTTCTGGTGAAGGTGAATCCATTAATCCGTTTGTAGCGTTTTTAATGACTTTTCTAGGCTTGCGCTTAGGATATTGGACTTTTAGTCCCGCCATTTCTTTAAGAATATTAAATTCAATTATACGCCCCAATTATATTGTTCCCGGGCTTGGTAGCTTGCTTAATTTTGGTCACTCTGAAAAAAGCATGTTTATTGAACTGTCTGATGGTGGGCACTTTGATAATACGGGCATTTATGAATTGGTACGTCGTAGAACGCCCGTGATTATACTAGCGGACGGTTCAACAGATTCTAATTTTACTTTTGATGATCTTGGCAGTGCTATTGAACGCATACGGGTAGATTTTGGCGTATCGATTCGTTTTCTTGATGAAGCTTTTGATCTCTCTGGGCTATTGCCCGGTAGCCAGGCTTCTGCCAGTACGAGAGGCGCTGAGATTTACGATGAAAAATATAACTTGTCGGAACGGGGATACGCTATTGGTGACATTATTTATCCCGATATTTCAACAGAAGATGTAACAGAAAAAGCCTTTGTTGGCTTGTTCATATATATCAAGGCAACACTCACTCGTAATTTGCCTGGTGATTTATATGCTTATAGAGCCAGCCACCCCAGTTATCCGAATGAGCCGACTGCAGATCAATTTTTTGACGAACGGCAGTTTGAATCTTATCGGGAATTGGGCTATCAATTAACCAGTCAGCTTTTCAAAAATGAACAGGCTATGAAAAAATTACCCTGA
- a CDS encoding helix-turn-helix domain-containing protein, which translates to MSKKRMQYSTEFKAKIALAAIRGEETVPQLAARYHIHPTQINSWKRHLIEKPVICLARIVTPIIRMVIVPTIYIA; encoded by the coding sequence ATGAGCAAGAAACGCATGCAATACTCAACAGAATTCAAAGCCAAAATAGCCTTGGCAGCAATACGTGGAGAAGAAACGGTACCACAACTAGCCGCTCGTTATCATATCCATCCTACGCAGATTAATAGCTGGAAACGTCATTTGATTGAAAAGCCAGTGATTTGTTTGGCAAGAATAGTGACGCCAATAATAAGAATGGTCATAGTGCCGACGATTTACATCGCGTGA
- a CDS encoding lipase family protein: MSQRDYRYDRLKNPFEPLATGFMPNNALCLAAASNLAYEESDSLRAQEVKKWGFSKFKTININKKPFVGTQAFVCADLNVLMIVFRGTQQRDLMDWLTNVRFRFVDGPIKNVENKVHRGFYEALDLAWPQLETAITDLRTHDQAIWVTGHSLGAALATLTAARLSLGDGIRNQQFDVRGLYTFGQPRTGDRSFVTAFDQRFEGRSFRVANNNDIVAEVPPMGLLLKYWHIDQLMYIDADGKLHPGIATYRRILDGINGLRSDFGKFGLDALKDHAMNNYMQAMRKYVEGLEVKQKTALS; encoded by the coding sequence ATGAGCCAAAGAGATTATCGCTATGATCGTTTAAAGAATCCATTTGAGCCTTTGGCGACCGGATTTATGCCGAATAATGCATTGTGCCTCGCTGCAGCCTCGAATTTAGCCTATGAGGAATCCGACTCGCTACGAGCACAAGAGGTAAAAAAATGGGGGTTCAGCAAGTTTAAAACTATTAATATCAATAAGAAGCCGTTCGTCGGTACTCAGGCATTTGTTTGCGCCGATCTCAATGTTCTAATGATCGTGTTTCGAGGCACTCAGCAGAGAGATCTAATGGACTGGCTGACCAATGTGCGGTTCAGGTTTGTCGATGGACCGATAAAAAATGTAGAGAATAAGGTTCATCGTGGTTTTTACGAAGCACTGGATTTGGCATGGCCGCAATTAGAAACCGCGATCACAGATCTACGAACCCATGATCAGGCTATCTGGGTAACTGGTCACAGCCTAGGTGCAGCTTTAGCCACACTGACCGCAGCACGTCTGAGTCTCGGAGATGGAATAAGGAATCAACAGTTTGATGTCCGAGGCCTTTACACATTCGGACAACCACGTACCGGGGACAGAAGCTTTGTGACAGCCTTCGATCAGCGGTTTGAAGGACGATCTTTTAGGGTTGCAAATAATAACGATATTGTGGCCGAAGTACCACCGATGGGCCTTTTGTTGAAATATTGGCATATTGATCAATTGATGTATATCGATGCGGACGGGAAGCTGCATCCGGGTATTGCTACTTACAGACGAATTCTCGATGGGATAAATGGCCTACGTAGTGATTTCGGTAAATTTGGCCTCGATGCCTTAAAAGATCACGCTATGAATAACTATATGCAAGCCATGAGGAAATATGTGGAAGGCTTGGAGGTTAAGCAGAAAACTGCTCTTTCGTGA
- a CDS encoding restriction endonuclease, whose product MQVIMVRSPMSVLNKDYIGYGWAKVNFSEYETAPEVIQKINQEYPQGIRRHTNKVKRFFNLESGDIVIVPLSKAITIGVVNGKKCFDISLAKDQACNLISVNLFRTHDGHILRIARKTLTQGLESRLKIRAANANLTEFKDEIERIIQSIESNGAYKQETYLLEKISEAETVFKENLLKSIISGTTWLSAGGNGLEQLVKELLKIEGYTASIQAKNQSSDIADIDIKASKVDRFSESHLVIQVKHHSNISGEHGLKQLIAYDDIEERNYQKWLITTADLSESSIELAEEHNIKTMVGTEFVDWIYDNITELSFKTKQLLGIIEIPMLAT is encoded by the coding sequence ATGCAAGTGATAATGGTTAGAAGTCCTATGTCCGTTCTCAATAAGGATTACATAGGATATGGCTGGGCTAAGGTTAACTTTTCAGAATATGAAACTGCCCCCGAGGTCATTCAAAAAATTAATCAGGAATATCCTCAAGGTATTCGCAGACATACCAATAAAGTTAAAAGATTCTTTAATTTGGAATCTGGGGATATTGTTATTGTTCCATTATCAAAAGCTATAACTATTGGTGTAGTTAATGGAAAAAAATGTTTTGATATTAGTTTAGCTAAGGATCAAGCTTGTAATCTTATTTCTGTGAATTTGTTCAGAACGCATGATGGTCATATTCTTAGAATAGCAAGAAAAACATTAACTCAAGGTTTAGAGAGTCGACTAAAAATAAGAGCAGCTAATGCTAATTTAACAGAATTTAAAGATGAAATTGAAAGAATTATTCAGTCAATCGAGTCAAATGGTGCTTATAAGCAAGAAACTTATTTGTTAGAAAAAATCTCTGAAGCTGAGACCGTTTTTAAGGAAAATTTACTGAAGTCTATAATTTCTGGAACAACATGGCTATCTGCGGGTGGCAATGGTTTAGAGCAATTAGTTAAAGAGCTTCTAAAAATTGAAGGATATACGGCAAGCATTCAAGCAAAAAATCAATCCTCAGATATTGCAGATATCGATATTAAAGCGAGCAAAGTAGATAGATTTTCTGAGTCACATTTAGTAATACAGGTTAAACATCATTCAAATATATCAGGGGAACATGGGCTTAAGCAGCTAATTGCCTATGATGATATTGAAGAAAGGAACTATCAGAAATGGCTCATTACAACAGCCGATTTATCTGAATCATCAATTGAATTGGCTGAAGAACATAACATTAAAACGATGGTTGGAACTGAATTTGTAGATTGGATCTATGACAACATTACCGAGTTATCTTTCAAAACCAAACAATTATTAGGAATAATAGAAATCCCTATGTTGGCAACATAA
- a CDS encoding di-heme-cytochrome C peroxidase, which yields MKFNHFGLLLLLSLVGLSSCADKELPELQAVQKVVWLDQNWDDDQRQWFHYVSQGTSSFFVPYEWFIALEQPGLSLFSKKLIVDGDFLERLGFIAGSLGLYNSANLPVGFAVDHAATDLEGKPYRAIGLTCAACHTGQLNYKGTGVRYDGGPSMISANKLMSTILVSMLETYIGQRQFKRFAERVLADQYSDEGFKELRKEYTKAFMFLVNQLFQSISIQNQGIINKDIEQGRESKVLVDIVKNVKANLAQTEGYGRTDALNRIGNQVFALDAERPENFVIPNAPVSFPFIWTSSWFAWVQYDASIMQPMIRNAGEALGVGALLNLNKDKSNNFASSVHVMNLYAIEKSLAGEAAPFEHRQFSGLRSPQWPQNILGDIDQQKAAVGEHLYKQYCQECHLPPVGSSEFWNEQYWSVKNAIGTRLLDLKLFSTELIGTDPNQAAVLADRTINTIGMGLATGVFADAECAALNVTDDAKANFALSLGAVVQETVDLWYSKNGIPSEQQQEMNGYLPNCLRATRGYKARPLNGVWATAPFLHNGSVPNLFTLLSPVSERPKQFYVGNLEFDPILVGYETGKRSGLFLFDTTKNGNSNHGHEFNNTQNKGVIGPLLNVAEREALIEFLKTL from the coding sequence ATGAAATTTAATCACTTTGGATTGTTATTGTTGTTGAGCCTTGTTGGACTTTCCTCATGCGCAGATAAAGAATTGCCAGAGTTGCAAGCTGTGCAAAAAGTAGTTTGGCTGGATCAAAATTGGGATGATGATCAACGGCAATGGTTCCATTATGTGTCACAAGGCACATCCAGCTTTTTTGTTCCGTATGAGTGGTTTATTGCGCTAGAACAACCAGGGTTAAGTTTGTTTAGCAAAAAATTAATCGTTGATGGTGATTTTTTAGAGCGTTTGGGATTTATTGCCGGTTCATTGGGTTTATATAATAGCGCGAATCTACCTGTGGGTTTCGCAGTCGATCATGCAGCAACTGATCTGGAAGGTAAACCTTATCGTGCTATTGGCTTAACATGTGCGGCATGTCATACGGGACAGTTGAATTATAAAGGCACAGGAGTGCGTTACGATGGTGGCCCCTCGATGATAAGTGCAAATAAGCTAATGAGCACTATCCTGGTTTCTATGCTTGAAACTTATATTGGTCAGCGTCAATTTAAACGTTTTGCTGAGCGTGTATTAGCCGATCAATACTCAGATGAAGGCTTCAAGGAGTTACGTAAAGAATATACGAAAGCATTTATGTTTTTAGTTAATCAGTTATTTCAATCTATTAGCATACAAAATCAAGGAATTATCAATAAAGACATTGAGCAAGGCCGTGAAAGTAAAGTACTGGTAGATATTGTAAAAAATGTGAAGGCCAATCTCGCGCAGACCGAGGGCTATGGGCGCACAGATGCGTTAAATAGAATTGGTAACCAAGTGTTTGCACTGGATGCTGAGCGGCCAGAAAATTTTGTAATTCCCAATGCTCCTGTGAGTTTTCCATTTATCTGGACGAGTTCCTGGTTTGCTTGGGTGCAATATGATGCATCGATTATGCAACCGATGATTCGTAATGCGGGGGAGGCATTAGGCGTTGGCGCTTTGTTAAATTTAAATAAAGACAAGTCGAATAATTTTGCTTCTTCTGTGCATGTTATGAATTTGTATGCGATTGAAAAATCATTGGCAGGCGAAGCTGCACCGTTTGAGCATCGGCAATTTAGTGGATTGCGTTCCCCACAATGGCCACAAAATATTTTGGGAGATATCGATCAACAAAAAGCGGCGGTAGGTGAGCATCTATATAAACAATATTGTCAGGAATGTCATTTGCCACCGGTAGGCAGCTCAGAGTTCTGGAATGAACAATATTGGTCCGTAAAAAATGCAATTGGTACACGATTATTGGACTTAAAGTTATTCTCAACCGAGCTCATTGGCACCGACCCTAATCAAGCAGCAGTGTTGGCTGATCGTACAATCAATACCATTGGTATGGGCCTGGCGACAGGTGTTTTTGCAGATGCAGAATGTGCTGCATTGAATGTTACTGATGATGCAAAAGCCAACTTTGCATTATCGTTAGGAGCCGTTGTGCAGGAAACAGTTGATCTTTGGTATAGTAAAAATGGAATACCCAGTGAACAGCAGCAGGAAATGAACGGATATCTGCCTAATTGTTTACGTGCAACCAGAGGTTATAAAGCACGGCCACTTAATGGAGTTTGGGCAACTGCGCCATTTCTACATAATGGCAGTGTACCAAACTTATTTACACTGTTATCGCCTGTGAGCGAAAGGCCAAAGCAATTTTATGTGGGCAATTTGGAGTTTGATCCTATATTAGTTGGATATGAAACAGGGAAACGTAGCGGATTATTCTTGTTTGATACGACAAAAAATGGAAATTCCAATCACGGCCATGAATTTAACAATACACAAAATAAAGGTGTGATTGGGCCGTTGTTGAATGTGGCAGAACGTGAGGCGCTGATTGAGTTTTTAAAGACCCTGTAA
- a CDS encoding IS3 family transposase has product MDGGTRFFSQKARSLSVAERKTMIEHHEKLSQSRQCHLLGVARSSYYYQPQPTDGSELILLRQMDEQYLKTPQYGSRSYATWFRRQRRMIGRKKATSMMKILGIISTAPKPKTSIPAKQHKKYPYLLKGRTISRPNQVWATDITYVPMEKGFGYLVAIMDWHSRKVLSWRISNTLDADFCVQALEAAIQDHGCPKIMNSDQGVQFTSEAFTSMLKTNGIQISMDGKGCYYDNIFVERLWRTVKYEHLYTREFNNLKEVRKSLNIWFNWYNQERFHQSLDDLTPDEVYYQKYAIPQAA; this is encoded by the coding sequence ATTGACGGTGGAACGCGATTTTTTAGCCAGAAAGCTCGATCATTAAGTGTTGCTGAGCGCAAAACAATGATCGAGCACCACGAGAAACTAAGTCAATCGCGTCAATGCCATTTACTGGGTGTTGCACGCTCGTCGTATTATTATCAGCCACAACCCACAGATGGAAGTGAGTTAATCTTGTTGCGTCAAATGGATGAGCAGTATTTGAAAACACCACAGTATGGTTCACGCAGTTATGCCACGTGGTTCAGGCGCCAGAGGAGGATGATAGGCCGCAAGAAAGCAACTTCAATGATGAAGATACTGGGCATTATTAGCACAGCACCAAAGCCCAAAACCAGTATTCCGGCCAAGCAGCACAAGAAGTATCCTTATCTGCTCAAAGGTAGGACCATTAGTCGTCCCAACCAAGTTTGGGCGACCGATATCACTTACGTGCCGATGGAAAAAGGTTTTGGCTATCTTGTTGCTATTATGGACTGGCATTCGCGTAAAGTATTGAGCTGGCGCATATCCAACACACTGGACGCTGATTTCTGTGTCCAGGCTTTGGAAGCTGCCATTCAGGATCATGGCTGTCCGAAAATCATGAATAGTGATCAGGGTGTGCAGTTTACCAGCGAGGCATTTACATCAATGCTAAAAACCAATGGTATACAGATCAGCATGGATGGCAAGGGCTGCTACTATGACAATATTTTTGTTGAACGATTATGGCGTACAGTCAAATACGAACACCTATATACTCGGGAATTCAACAATCTAAAGGAGGTAAGGAAAAGTTTAAATATTTGGTTCAATTGGTACAATCAGGAACGTTTTCATCAAAGTCTTGATGATCTAACACCAGATGAAGTTTACTATCAGAAGTATGCAATTCCTCAAGCTGCCTGA
- a CDS encoding SWIM zinc finger family protein, which produces MARKITRTWWGERFLDALQQRIDPGRLSRGRAYAGPNRMLDFCIEGKEIKAKIRGNINAYFGVHKEPKYKISIKLKTISQEKWKAIIKEIAGNAAWLSRLMMNEMPDNIQQAFAKHGVDLLPGNHAGDLITDCSCPDWSNPCKHIAGTYYKVASMLDRDPFLIFELRGMDKATLHQVLADSPLGKALLAQITQPDAIPMEYAQHRYTQPCYQNYQDITLKQFWHMSAPPLPETSASSPLVSAALIRKQGDYPPFWDLDHSFVEVMEEVYERISVKNKAIL; this is translated from the coding sequence ATGGCACGTAAAATTACACGTACCTGGTGGGGCGAACGATTTCTGGATGCTTTGCAACAACGTATTGACCCTGGCCGCCTCAGCCGAGGCCGCGCATATGCTGGCCCAAACAGAATGTTGGATTTTTGTATTGAAGGTAAGGAAATCAAAGCCAAGATACGTGGCAATATTAACGCTTATTTTGGCGTTCATAAAGAACCTAAATATAAGATATCTATAAAACTAAAAACGATTAGCCAGGAAAAATGGAAAGCAATTATTAAAGAAATTGCTGGCAACGCTGCTTGGTTATCACGCCTGATGATGAACGAAATGCCCGATAATATTCAGCAGGCATTTGCAAAACATGGCGTTGACTTGCTGCCCGGAAATCATGCTGGCGACCTTATAACGGATTGCTCTTGTCCCGATTGGTCAAATCCATGCAAACATATTGCCGGCACTTACTATAAAGTTGCCTCTATGCTTGATCGTGACCCATTTCTGATATTCGAACTTCGCGGAATGGACAAAGCAACACTGCACCAAGTGCTTGCTGATTCCCCTCTGGGCAAAGCACTGCTGGCGCAAATTACTCAGCCTGATGCAATCCCAATGGAATACGCACAACATCGTTACACCCAACCCTGTTATCAAAATTACCAGGACATTACCCTCAAACAATTCTGGCACATGTCCGCACCGCCATTACCGGAAACAAGTGCATCCAGTCCGCTCGTTTCAGCTGCATTAATTAGGAAACAAGGTGACTACCCGCCTTTCTGGGACCTGGATCATTCCTTTGTTGAAGTGATGGAAGAAGTTTATGAAAGAATTTCGGTAAAGAATAAAGCGATTTTATAA